In one Lolium rigidum isolate FL_2022 chromosome 3, APGP_CSIRO_Lrig_0.1, whole genome shotgun sequence genomic region, the following are encoded:
- the LOC124703026 gene encoding disease resistance protein RGA5-like — protein sequence MDGAGIMASAATGAMGSLLAKLAALLGEDCYRMQRGTRREVAFLRDELSSMNALLERLADAEADAPLDPQTREWRGQVREMSYDIEDCVDDYMDQLRGRGPDLSLSGGGVLGFVLGYVQAVREMVSRRGIAEQIQDLKARVVEAGHRRKRYKIDAAVSSTRVVQVDRRLPALYAELGGLVGVSGPREELIRLLDDGGQRMKVVSVVGAGGLGKTTLANQVYRSIGDRFDCKSFVSLSQNPDIEMIFRTMLSQLKKDECGELAGSGDKEQLINELRDFLQDKRYLIVVDDIWSTQAWKIIKCAFPENTRGSRIIVTTRIGTVAKSCSSPDYDLLYELRALSEDDSKMLFFRRIFGSEDECPHQLKEVSVEIVRKCGGLPLAIITMASLLTTKSDTREDWMKVCSSIGSGLEKNSDVEEMNMILSLSYNDLPHHLRTCLLYMSMFPEDHEIRRDYLVRRWIAEGFIKAFGGRNLEEEGECYFNELINRSLIQPLDFQYDGRVYSCRVHDLILDLIVSKAVEDNFVTVLTDKRQILHHQGKVHRLSLDCASVENMLSHSMSFAHVRSLNIFKYSELMPPLSNFRTLRVLDLDGNENLESFYLEDISNLFHLRYLRIRASNITLPEQIGELQSLMILDLLNCYDTAELPSSIVKLWKLKWLIAHRVKLPNGIGNMQALEFMSLVVVDFTTPVAVLQELANLTKLRTLGLEWRISNTRKDKMAYADNFVSSLVKLGTSNLRYLTLISPWSLDYLLDSWSPPPHHLRELAIKGWCLKKIPMWMASLANLTYLDMEVKVIQETLQVLADFPVLQFLKLYSNAAEPEERCLVVNNNGFRCLKKLNFVHWTNLMFSEGATPMLRTLEFQIIVHEVKTACGSSSPDLGIFHLSALKNLVVNIYCECARVEEVEALEAAIQFSASMLPNNPTPTFHRFRESEMLMDDAG from the exons ATGGACGGGGCCGGGATCATGGCGAGCGCCGCGACGGGGGCGATGGGCTCCctgctcgccaagctcgccgcccTGCTGGGGGAGGACTGCTACCGGATGCAGAGGGGCACGCGCCGGGAGGTCGCCTTCCTGCGGGACGAGCTCAGCAGCATGAACGCGCTCCTCGAGAGGCTGGCCGACGCCGAGGCGGACGCGCCGCTCGACCCGCAGACCAGGGAGTGGAGGGGCCAGGTCAGGGAGATGAGCTACGACATCGAGGACTGCGTCGACGACTACATGGACCAGCTTCGCGGCCGCGGGCCGGACCTGTCTCtgtccggcggcggcgtcctgGGGTTCGTCCTCGGCTACGTGCAGGCGGTGCGGGAGATGGTCTCCCGCCGTGGGATCGCGGAGCAGATCCAGGACCTCAAGGCTCGCGTCGTCGAGGCCGGACACCGGCGGAAGCGGTACAAGATCGATGCGGCGGTTAGCTCTACTCGTGTGGTGCAGGTCGATCGGCGGCTGCCGGCGCTCTATGCGGAGCTGGGTGGGCTTGTCGGTGTCAGTGGTCCGAGGGAGGAGCTCATCAGGTTGCTCGACGATGGGGGTCAGAGGATGAAGGTGGTGTCAGTGGTGGGGGCTGGAGGATTGGGCAAGACTACTCTTGCTAATCAGGTGTACCGAAGCATCGGGGATCGATTCGATTGCAAATCTTTTGTGTCCTTGTCGCAAAATCCTGACATTGAGATGATCTTTCGAACTATGCTCTCTCAACTAAAAAAGGATGAATGTGGTGAACTCGCTGGATCAGGTGATAAGGAGCAGCTCATCAATGAATTGAGGGATTTCCTACAGGACAAGAG GTATTTAATCGTAGTTGACGATATATGGAGTACCCAAGCCTGGAAGATTATCAAATGCGCCTTCCCTGAGAATACTCGTGGTAGTAGAATCATTGTGACAACCAGGATTGGCACTGTTGCCAAATCATGCTCCTCCCCTGACTATGATCTTTTGTATGAATTGAGGGCACTAAGTGAGGATGACTCTAAGATGTTATTCTTTAGAAGGATCTTTGGCTCTGAAGATGAATGCCCTCATCAACTGAAAGAAGTTTCAGTTGAGATTGTAAGGAAATGTGGTGGTTTACCTTTGGCAATCATTACTATGGCTAGTCTATTGACTACTAAGTCTGACACAAGAGAAGACTGGATGAAGGTCTGTAGTTCGATTGGTTCTGGACTCGAGAAAAACTCCGATGTGGAGGAAATGAACATGATACTATCGTTGAGTTAtaatgatcttcctcatcatttaAGAACCTGCTTATTGTATATGAGTATGTTTCCTGAAGATCATGAGATCAGGCGGGATTATTTGGTAAGAAGGTGGATAGCAGAAGGGTTCATCAAGGCTTTTGGAGGCAGAAATTTAGAGGAGGAAGGGGAATGCTATTTTAATGAACTTATAAACAGAAGCCTGATCCAACCATTGGATTTTCAATACGATGGAAGAGTATATTCATGCCGTGTGCATGATCTGATTCTCGACCTAATTGTGTCCAAGGCGGTTGAAGATAATTTTGTTACTGTACTTACTGACAAAAGACAAATACTGCACCATCAAGGAAAAGTTCACCGACTCTCACTTGACTGCGCTAGTGTAGAGAATATGTTATCACATTCCATGTCTTTTGCTCATGTTCGGTCCCTGAACATATTTAAGTACTCTGAACTAATGCCTCCTCTTTCCAACTTCCGGACTCTGAGAGTGCTAGATCTAGATGGCAATGAGAATTTGGAAAGCTTCTATCTTGAAGATATAAGCAACTTGTTTCACTTGAGATACTTACGGATTAGAGCAAGTAACATTACACTTCCAGAACAAATAGGAGAGCTGCAGTCCTTGATGATATTGGATCTTCTCAACTGTTATGATACAGCCGAATTGCCTTCAAGTATTGTTAAACTTTGGAAACTGAAATGGTTAATTGCTCATCGTGTCAAATTGCCCAATGGAATTGGCAACATGCAAGCTCTAGAGTTTATGTCACTTGTAGTTGTGGACTTCACTACCCCAGTAGCCGTGTTACAGGAACTGGCAAATTTGACCAAATTGAGAACCCTTGGGTTGGAATGGCGCATCAGTAATACGCGCAAGGATAAAATGGCATATGCAGATAATTTTGTTTCCTCACTTGTCAAACTAGGTACTTCCAACCTTCGATATTTAACGCTCATCAGTCCATGGTCACTCGACTACTTGCTGGATTCCTGGTCCCCTCCTCCACACCACCTTCGGGAATTAGCAATCAAAGGTTGGTGTCTTAAAAAGATTCCAATGTGGATGGCATCACTGGCTAACCTCACCTACCTGGACATGGAAGTTAAAGTGATACAGGAAACCCTTCAGGTGCTTGCGGACTTCCCTGTCTTACAATTTCTTAAGTTGTACTCAAATGCAGCAGAACCTGAAGAAAGATGTCTTGTTGTCAATAACAACGGGTTCCGATGTCTGaagaaactgaacttcgtccattGGACGAATCTTATGTTCTCCGAAGGAGCGACACCAATGCTCAGAACTCTTGAATTTCAGATAATTGTACATGAAGTGAAAACTGCATGTGGATCTAGTTCTCCTGATCTTGGCATATTCCACCTCTCCGCTCTCAAGAACCTTGTTGTTAACATCTATTGTGAGTGTGCAAGGGTTGAAGAGGTTGAGGCATTAGAGGCTGCTATTCAGTTTTCTGCTAGTATGCTTCCCAACAATCCAACACCCACATTCCATAGATTTCGTGAATCAGAGATGCTAATGGATGATGCGGGATAA